The genomic segment ACGATAATCCAGCGTTTCTTTCACTTCGTCTTTCACTTCCTGGCTCAGGCCGTCCCACTTGTTGACGACAATCACCAGCGAACGACCGCTGTTAAGAATAAAGCCCAGCAGAGAAAGATCCTGATCGGAGATGCCTTCGCGGGCGTCAATCACCAGCAGCACGACGTTCGCGTCTTCAATCGCTTGCAGCGTTTTGATAACCGAGAATTTCTCAACTACATCGGTAATTTTACCGCGTTTACGCACGCCCGCGGTGTCGATGAGAACGAACTCGCGACCGTCGCGCTCCATCGGAATATAGATGCTGTCGCGGGTGGTGCCCGGCATGTCGAAAACCACCACGCGGTCTTCACCGAGAATACGGTTAGTAAGCGTTGACTTACCTACGTTTGGACGCCCGACAATCGCAAGCTTAATCGGCAAATCTTGCGGGTTGAAATCATCCTCTTCTTCTTCCACGACTTCGCCATTCTGCTCGGCTTCAAACTGCGCCCAGTATTCGGCTTCTTCATCCACTTCTTCCGGCGGATTGACATCGTCCATCCAAGGCATGAGGACATGCTCCAGCAGCGAAGTCACGCCACGGCCATGGGAAGCAGCAATAGCATGAATTTCACCGAGGCCGAGCGAATAGAAATCCGCAACCGCCTGATCCGGGTCAAGCCCGTCAGTTTTGTTGGCGACGAGGAATGTCGGCTTCTGACGGCTGCGCAGATGTTTAGCGATACCCTCATCCGCTGGCATCAGCCCGGCGCGGGCGTCAACCATGAAAAGCACCACGTCGGCTTCTTCAATCGCCAGCAGCGACTGCTCTGCCATGCGGGTTTCGACGCCCTCTTCCGAGCCGTCGATACCGCCGGTATCGATACAGATATATTCACGTCCTTCCACTTCGGCACGACCATATTTGCGGTCACGCGTCAGCCCCGGGAAATCCGCTACCAGCGCATCCCGGGTGCGGGTTAAACGGTTGAACAACGTGGATTT from the Cronobacter condimenti 1330 genome contains:
- the der gene encoding ribosome biogenesis GTPase Der — its product is MIPVVALVGRPNVGKSTLFNRLTRTRDALVADFPGLTRDRKYGRAEVEGREYICIDTGGIDGSEEGVETRMAEQSLLAIEEADVVLFMVDARAGLMPADEGIAKHLRSRQKPTFLVANKTDGLDPDQAVADFYSLGLGEIHAIAASHGRGVTSLLEHVLMPWMDDVNPPEEVDEEAEYWAQFEAEQNGEVVEEEEDDFNPQDLPIKLAIVGRPNVGKSTLTNRILGEDRVVVFDMPGTTRDSIYIPMERDGREFVLIDTAGVRKRGKITDVVEKFSVIKTLQAIEDANVVLLVIDAREGISDQDLSLLGFILNSGRSLVIVVNKWDGLSQEVKDEVKETLDYRLGFIDFARVHFISALHGSGVGNLFESVREAYDSSTRRVSTSLLTRIMKMAEEDHQPPMVRGRRVKLKYAHAGGYNPPIVVIHGNQVKDLPDSYKRYLMNYFRKSLDVMGTPIRIQFKEGDNPFANKRNTLTPNQMRKRKRLIKHIKKGK